The Sphingobacterium bambusae genome includes a window with the following:
- a CDS encoding RNA polymerase sigma-70 factor — protein sequence MSSIINSVDDFEQLFSDHYSKLCAAADAVVKNEEEAEDLVQNFFIKVWTSRDTIKITFSFQAYAHKAIYLQALNHLRSKARAMELVDLQGAEELAGEYIDDASLIEKESAYKLLLDEIEVAISSLPAKSQQIFRMAHYQKMKHLLIADELGISVNTVKVQMSRAYKEIRKRLKTKDIPYFIIFFYPTLF from the coding sequence ATGTCTAGTATTATTAACTCAGTCGATGATTTTGAGCAGCTGTTTTCCGACCATTACAGCAAGCTATGTGCCGCCGCCGATGCCGTCGTGAAGAACGAAGAAGAAGCCGAGGACCTCGTCCAAAATTTTTTTATTAAAGTGTGGACGAGTAGAGACACCATCAAGATAACCTTTAGTTTCCAAGCCTACGCCCATAAAGCCATCTACCTGCAAGCACTTAATCATCTGCGTAGCAAAGCGCGCGCTATGGAACTCGTAGACCTACAAGGAGCCGAAGAACTGGCCGGCGAATATATAGACGATGCCAGCTTAATCGAAAAGGAGTCAGCCTATAAACTACTTTTAGATGAAATTGAAGTAGCGATTTCCAGCTTACCCGCCAAAAGTCAACAAATATTCCGGATGGCGCACTACCAAAAGATGAAGCACCTGTTGATAGCCGACGAGCTAGGCATCTCCGTGAACACCGTGAAGGTGCAGATGTCCAGGGCATACAAAGAAATTAGAAAGCGTCTGAAGACAAAAGACATCCCATATTTTATTATATTTTTCTACCCAACCCTATTCTAA
- a CDS encoding FecR family protein, with product MNETNNLLEELIATLDEQRFEQLLTLQGAEFDLFFASIAAQDSRWLAVKEILVAQQQVATEKVAYFETRKSEAWKQIRPHMPKERRLITFLAPIAVAATLLLTAFAYLYIQQRNFPNGYQAEIIYSHIYQANGKASSMILLPDSSKVWLNKNSTLSYKHAEADKERLVKLDGEAYFEVKSSPEHPFIVQLEKGRVQVTGTRFFAGYHKQADSLYVDLQEGKVSYRSFGLNTAEWKLQPKERLLVHAAQVSKQPAAAAANYLWLRKPLHAQAQSLSSIVTQLEAWYAVPIGLADQDMANIRFTGEISPQEDLRSNIEKICWTAGIRFTHENKSYLLTK from the coding sequence ATGAACGAAACAAACAACCTACTGGAAGAACTGATAGCAACACTGGATGAGCAGCGTTTTGAGCAGCTATTGACCTTGCAAGGAGCGGAGTTTGACCTGTTTTTTGCCTCCATTGCCGCGCAAGACAGCCGATGGTTGGCGGTGAAGGAAATCCTTGTGGCGCAGCAGCAAGTTGCAACGGAAAAAGTAGCCTACTTCGAGACCCGAAAATCCGAGGCATGGAAGCAGATCCGGCCGCATATGCCCAAAGAAAGGCGACTTATCACGTTTCTCGCACCAATCGCCGTTGCCGCCACGCTACTGTTGACGGCATTTGCGTACCTGTATATACAGCAGCGTAACTTTCCAAACGGATACCAAGCGGAAATAATCTACAGCCATATCTACCAAGCTAACGGCAAAGCATCGTCCATGATCCTGCTGCCCGACAGCAGTAAAGTATGGCTAAATAAAAACAGTACGCTTTCGTACAAGCATGCGGAAGCAGATAAAGAACGACTCGTGAAGCTCGACGGCGAGGCCTACTTTGAGGTGAAGAGCAGCCCCGAACACCCCTTTATCGTGCAGCTGGAAAAGGGCAGGGTACAGGTGACCGGTACACGCTTCTTTGCCGGCTACCACAAGCAAGCCGACTCCCTTTACGTAGACCTGCAGGAGGGAAAGGTGAGCTACCGTTCTTTTGGCCTAAACACCGCCGAATGGAAGCTACAACCAAAAGAGCGACTGCTGGTACACGCAGCGCAGGTAAGCAAACAGCCTGCGGCGGCAGCGGCGAACTACCTATGGCTGCGTAAGCCGCTGCATGCGCAGGCACAAAGCCTTTCCAGCATCGTCACGCAGCTGGAAGCCTGGTATGCCGTGCCGATCGGCTTAGCCGATCAGGATATGGCAAACATCCGTTTTACTGGAGAGATTTCTCCGCAGGAGGATCTGCGCAGTAATATCGAGAAGATTTGCTGGACCGCAGGCATCCGATTTACACATGAAAACAAATCCTATTTATTAACAAAATAA